CGCGATGCTACTTGAAACGAAGATAGCACATATCAACACTAGAATTTTAATTGTAGTGCAATTACAATGTAGTGACCTTGTTTATCTGATGTCAATATTTTAGTCTGATAGCTGTTACGTAAATTGTGtgtcttcagtctctgaaaacgataatttCGTTATTGATATGTTTCTTAGACTGTTAATCACCAACGCACTTACTCTTATACTGAGCCAACTTTCTAGATTTTATTGTGCAGATATGGAAAAGCTTGGTATACCCTATGATTTTCACTGTACAAAATTAAGGTAACATCATCTTCTGGACAGTTTCAATTTAAAAAGGGAGGAAGATATtgacaacaatatttgaaaaaagataacAAATTGTACTATGATGAAGGCGCGTTCATTTTTCGTATATTGCACGCAGATAAGGATTTGAGCAACAATATGAACATCATATATTGGGCTTTGATTGTGTCTCTCATGTCTGGGTATTTACCTCGATATTTTTAAGCTCCACATGGATCGTGTTTACGTCTAATCTAACAATTTAGAGAACAGCTGATTTCAAATGGCAATATAAGGTTCAATAATCAATCAGTTGTCCCTAAAATGCAGGCAAACTCTTTAAACTGCAATATTGGCGTCAAGTAACAAATAGATATGTAACCTAGTTCAATATCCAATATAATTGATCAATTAAGTACTGGTGGAATATAATTCCAACCCAATATTGTGTTATTTTCATGACCTCTTGTTGAAATACAAACTATCAAATATAGACATTGTTgtttacttttgaaaaatgggAATTTTCAGAAGTTCACTGtttatattatgtaaaatatagCTTCCCAactattaaatcatttttatgacGACGGCATAGGAATATCTAAAGTTGCGTTTctcttttccatatttttcttctatccCCATTCAACCACTAATAAAGATTAAGGAGACGTAAATTTACGACTGTTGCTACGTAAGTCGTTCTTTTATCAAACTTGTCGATATTGTAAAAAGACGGAAACCgtagttttgatttatttttgattttattcggCTAAATGACGAGAACTCGATTGATACTCAAAATAACAGAACAAATATATTAACACCCACATCTATATTCTCCATTCTTTTCTCTCAGATAGGgtccaaaatttttatcaatctgACGAATGGGAAACTTAAATACAAGATTATGTTTTCAACATTTACacatttacaaactttttttgcCGTTCAGCAACATCAAGACTAAAAATCAAGAGATATTATTCAttagtttattgttttttatcaattaacattatttatgaatctgatttttttattctactttCTATTATACATTAGTACAATAATACATTCATAACAGTCtatctgctatttttttttaattatatatccACAAAATGTtcacattgaaaaatacatgaAATCAATGCGAGTAAAGTGACAAGATAATACtaaacaattattgaattatatgatTTCATTAGGCCGCATCTACAAAAGacactatttttaaaatatgtacgCAAATTCTTTGTACATACATAAAACAAGTGGAAAAAGAGGTTACACAGCTGTCAGATCTTTTACGTCCTATTCATATAATTAAAAAGCGATTAATCTACCTCTATGTGAAGCAAATTGAGTTAAAAGAACAGGCCATCAAACCTCAACGTGGACATTGGAAGTAGTGGAAAGTAGTATGGCAACTACTGGGGGTCCCATAGCCTTTCATAGTCCCCTCAGCTTTAGAGCGTTCTCCTATGTCTTTGTTGCGTAGAATCGATTTTTCGTGGGCACCGAGACCAAATCTGACCAAcaacaatttaattgtttataaagcTATAACTTTTGATCAAAgagatatatgaaaaaagtttcaaatgaaaaatttttgtttttaatagatctacaaaaaacgttttcacaattttttgtaagaaatcaatatttataaagttatcGTCAATATAATgttaaattattgcaaaattaacGTTTTGTTTCCACTTTATAGGTCATTACTTGGTCCCACACGACGTAGAAAGATTTAAAgtgtttcatgaaaaaaatcaccgtaatttgtttgtaattattttaagggtatatgaatttaaaaaaaaaacgagatgTACCTCATAGTAGCTTAAAGTGCTAATCAATATAAACATTTTGACATCTTCCAACTATGTTTTCGGCCCTTAGTTTTGAAGCTATGGAGGTGCGCGATCAGAGGCTAAAATACGCGCCTGCGATTACTTCTTTACAATAACTCAAttgaagttaattttttatgactccaaaatatattaatattaaaatatatttattatttcattattttattgcaCCTTACCTTTTTTAAAACTTCTTTCGACGAAGATTACGACAAACATTCAATTACAGATATGTATATTCAATCAAATTCAGTATTTTCAATTCATGCAATTACAGTTTGGTGACAATTCATGAACTAGTGAGTACAGCTTTTTTTagaactaaaataatttcatctatctcaaattaaaaaattttttatttatatatttttatagttttatttgttacgttataattttgaaatgttaatttGCTCGTAAGTAGCATAAAAAGCTCTGAAAATATGGTATCTGATAGAATTTGACGTTGGCGGCGATTCCATATAGTTTTACTTCCAAAAAAGTATTGCTAACACGTCCATATAAGTAGTAATTGGATATGTGGTTATGATACAACAAACGATTAAAACTATTAgcttgttttataaataaaaaatagatatttgtaAGGTGCAATGAAACAAtgaacataaatattaatatattttttagatcataaaaaatcaacttcaatAAAGTTACTGTAAAGAAATAATCGCGGGAGCACCTCAGATCGTGGAAACGCACTTTAACCTCTAATCGTCCTGTTAAAGTGGTCAAAATGTTCGTATTTATAAGCACTTTAAGCTACTGTAAGGCGCATTCCgtgttttgattttaaatttatatactcttaaaaaacttataaacaaattacggtgttttttttcatgaaaatttgtacattcAAACTTCTGCaactttttaacaaataatgtttaaaagCTCCATCACATCTTATTTTGAAGCTTTGAGTCATGAGGAACCAAGTTATGACTGTCAAGTGAGAAAAACGtcaattttgcaacaattttgtattatattaacaataacattttaaatattgattttgtgCAAAAAACTATAGATCCTGaagcaaaaattttttaatttaaatttttatatctcTCTTTGTTCAAGAGTTACAgctttataaacaattaaattatttataacaaattacttGACCAGATTTTGGCCCAGAACCCTTAAAAAAGATTCTTTGCAtcaaaaaacatagaaaaacgCTCTAAAACTGAAGGGAGTATGAAACGGCTAGTGGTTTTGGTTCCTCTGGATAACTTAATATAAATGATCTTTGATTGTGTGATCCCAGTGTTGTGTTTGCTACGGCTAATATGATGCAGTTACTTTAATAAGAAAATCCGTGCTAAGTGTATTCCTACATTTCAGTTCATATGTGGctcaatataaattcaaattcagGATATTCAGTTGTTCATGtaaaataaaccaaatttaccttacaaaatataaaattcagatctacacaaaaataatcaaaatattttcccaCATCAATGAATATCGTAGCAACTTAATTTCCAATTTGTCAATGGAAAAAATCCCGAACCAGGGTCCTTATACAGTGTGAAgatgatatttaaatattatttgaaattttgcacaCTAAATTCCTATTATAATAATAGGCATCACGTCATTATTATGTTTCTGAAAGCAATTTTTCACCCACTTCGATCTTtggaatgaattaaaaatttcacatacGTATCAcaacaaaaattcaatcattttgttCATTGTTCCTATTAGAATCAGGAGATGTGACCTATAAAAAAGTCTACTATACCCACAGTGCGAAAAATTCAATAGCATAATGAATAATCAGGAAATGGAAAATGGCGGATTGAGAATTGTAATTCGGAGTTGGGTATCTTCCGTTCACAATATGCAAAGCTTTGTTTGTTTAGGGTTTCGGCTGTTTGCAAATAAACAACCTCACACAATAACACTTAGGGCCGGTTTCTTCATGTTCTAATAAAgtgccaaataattattagccACATTAATTTAGTAGGGACTATTATTTGTCGAATGAACGTTTACCGTTTCTTCCTCCTTATTGGTTTAAATCTAAACTAACTAATAAGTATTTGTCACTTCATTTTGGCAAACGTATAAAAGATGTCTATAGAGCATGTattgaataaggaaaaaaataagggaaaaaaCTTTCTTCTATGGACGATTTCCTATGATCTGTGCTAAGTATATTTGCACGTGTTTTGTTTAGGTTAATGTTGAAGTAGTCGCTAGTTGGAGAGAGTTGTATGgtctgaaaattatagtttatattgaaaataattgataggaaAGGAAAAAGAGAAcggtgaaaaattttcattagcggacaaaaaattgtaatgatcaattttaCGAACAGAATAACCACGTTCTTTTGGAAATTACAGTATTTTCTCAATCATTTCCTCATCAAACAAATCTTCTAAATCTTGGAAAGCATccttattgaatatttaattatttgtatgataAATATCTCCAAAAGtattttaggttaagtttctaCTAAATTCTTTAATTGAAAGTTGTGACTacctaataaattatttggcaaataactcgatttatTCGGAGGTTTAATTTTTCAGaagattaataaataaattttttttattcggtaaataatagCTTGCAGGGACTTTATTAGGGATGTGGAGAAACCAGGCTTTAGTCGCCTAAAGTCCTTAGAAGGTACACGAATGGATGAACTTATAATTAATAGGCAGACTCCCAGCTTACGATGAATCGTTACATGAATTGATTAAATTACGAAATAATTCATAAGACGACTTGATATACATAACATGCATTCATAGTAAAATAACccaaaaagtggaaaattatccttaataaaaaaataaaatgactttTCACGGTTATAAAAGGATGGGGCACTTTTTACAACTCACAGAATGAATGAAGGTtacaatttcataatattatgaACTTATCCAGtgatatagaccgtgaagccggtcttGTTCTGATATGTTATTGAAGCTTAAGTTTGGCGCATGCACCGACTACTACGAAGACTTGTTTGTTTATCACGGCAGTCTTGAGATTTCGATAATTCGAAAGTTTTagatatgattttaaaaaagaaagcGGAGCTGTAGAAGTCGTAGTAAGTAAACAATTTGATGTCATCGCGATTACGTCAAGACGGTGACAAGTGAATACATACGTGAACTGAACAGTGTATGGTTACTGtacaaataagtataaaaaaacGTGAGCTAGATACACcgtatttataaattcatcccACCGTTCTGtgattgtcaaatattttacaaaaataaaaacattacaataagaacttttgttttttctacCAAACAAAGTTGAATATTTCGTAGTGATTTCAGTTAATGCACCTGTTTATTGCCTTCCATAGCTAGTTCTTAAGGTTTCTCGGGAATATTTGGGGAGTCTTGAACTTGGTAAtcttaacttattttcattaTCACAAGGAAGCAATAAGTACAGAGCAATCTGGTGGCAGATTGAAATAcgattatttgaaaagttataaacGATGCTGGGGTAGGTGATATTGGAATCATATTAATGTATTGGCCAATGAACATCATGCGTTCGCAGTCGAGACGTTTTTCAAGAGTAATTCTTCTTTCGTTTTGTTCTGATTTTGGTATCAGAAGATTGAGGAACGAACCAAATTTAAGCTCAATTCATTCCTGGGACCAGAGGTTTCGAGCAATTGCTTCGGCTATGAACACTATTCGGTCAATGCCTAGACGATCTGAGGGGACCTCCAAACCCTTGAGAACATTAAACTTGTAGAATTTAATATTGTAGCGTTTTCGAACtgtttattccatttttttggaGCGACAAAGAAGACATTCATTTAAACGGCTATGTTAATAAGCTGAAATGCATTTTTTGGTCTCGTAACCAAAACTATTGCATTACCCCAGAATAACTGTTTTCTGTGCTTTATACACGAATGGAAAACGCACGGGGACAGGTGACAAATGTGAATGGTGATAACTAAAGGCATATGATTacggaatttttattttgccgAACCTATAAGCTCATCTATCATACTTATCACAGACGTGGTTCCAACAGGATGGTGTGGCCTCACACACGGCTAGGACTTGATTAGTCGATTGCTTCCCATGGAAATAAAGAGTTTTGAGTAACAATTCGTGAGCTTTTATGGATATAAAATGGACCATTTGTCAATAAATCAACGCAATTCAATCGAGCCTACTGTAGAATGTACAGCAAAATTTGAGGCGACTCCATTGCGAACACTTGATGGAAGACATTTGGATGACATCATCTTTAAAAAGTGCAATCCTCAtcttcacttttattttcaatatctttattAACACGATATCTCAAGTATTTATcttttgatttaatattgaaatgataattttgCCGCCAGTCACCGTGTACCTTGCGGGAAAGGAGGagtatataaatacaaattgtaGTAAAACCTTTTACTTCGAacgaaatagttatttttcatGATAACGACCCATTTACATTTGGAACAGTACCATCGAAATAAAAAGTTAGTTCAAATTtactgtttaaaataaaattcttcagTGCAATAATGTTTTCTGTGATTTAGTTATAAAACTGATAAGAGAatcggaaatatttttttttgccGGTATATAATTCAATACATTTCGTCCCACATGTAAGAATTTTAAATTAGGCATTTTTTTGAACAATGGACTTATATcctgaatattattattatccaaaTATAATACTTCCAGACTGGGTAATTTACTGAAAGTACTTTGATAGATAAAtgcaatattattattactcaACATTAATGTTTTCAAGGAATGAGAAGATATTAATGGTTTTCTTCTGGGTATCGCAATTCTATTGTCATCAAATAgaagtttttgaattttcggTGCAAGTTTGAACATTTTGGGTGGAATTAATTTGATTCTGTTTCCCGAGAGATCAATGGTTTCGACATTTGGAAGTGACTTGACAATCATTATAGGGAAATGAGTTAAATTCAAGTGATCCGCATATAGAGTATCAGCCCCTTCAACTTCCTCGAAGAATTTGGTGTAATTTGCTAAGTTGATTCGGCCATGTAAATTCATCTTGAAACCAGTAACATCAACACATTTAGTGTCATTGGTAGGTAAACTCCATTCGCCAACTCTCAAATATGCAGTGTTGCGTATTGTGCATGGCTGTCCATACAAGAAGCCACCTTGTACGTAACTCATCGAAACCATCAATCTGTTAACAAATATTATTAGattagttacaaaaatattaatcgCAATATATTAAATAGAGACAAGACAAATTCAACGTTTTCGTAACTATCTACAAACACTACTTCTGAGTCTTATAAAAACATCAGAATCCAGAGAAAAATTGGTATGCTAAAGTTTCACGTTGCCATGCTTCAAATTTATAGGACATCAAATGTGTAAAAAGCACATTTGTTGAATCAATATTGTCATCTGGATAATTCTGTAGTGACATGGCAATGACGAAAGAAGTATTATTTATAACCTTTTCATAGAAAAAGCAGAGTTTGTGTGGTATTCCAATAGATCCCAGCATTACTCGAGGATGTACAGTAGAGTCTCAATTATCCGACCTAAGCAGGCGGCACCAAGGTCGGATAAGTGAAAAGGTCGGATAACAcggaaaatgataaaaacaactttagaaagttaattttattcaaatattagaAACTTTCAAAATACATAGCTGAATTGAAATATAACcgaatttaacaaataacatcTAACAGAAAAGTAATAacatatattttacaattttacaatattttatgtttctaaatgttcttgatttcaggtctcttctgttccaaaataagtttctttaataatttctaaaaattattaaaaattattcgaaatcattaaaacttattaaaaaaactaattttggaacagaagagacctaaattcaagaacatttaggaacataaacatatcaaaagatcaaagaaataagatattaaagaaattttacaatatGTAGATACTGTAGATACTCACATACTGTGCAATGTCATGAAACATGAAACCAACCTTAGGCTTCGGTAAAATAATTGTGAAACTTTCTGTGCACTGTCTTAAGCACCATATCCCCTTCATCGTCTTCTTCCAATCTTCCTTTCACCATATTCACCATTTCTTCATCTGTCACTTCATAATGTTCAACCACGCAACCCGTCACTTGTAACAATGGAAGTATGCTGCTGTTGACGGATTCAATTTCATTCTGTAAATTTTCTCCACCTGGAGATTCTTGACTTAGTTGGAGCAAAAGTTTCCAAGACTAAAGCACGATACACGATCTAGAATAGATGTTGACAAACACAGATCTCATgttccaaatttaattaaaaacatatttgcACGTCTCCAACTACTATTGAATAGGTTCAATGGGTTGCTGAAATATAAAGGCGTTCACAATTAGCAAACTACTTCTTAGTGGTTGATTACGCTGGGGTTGAGTCCGATCAATGTGTAATAAATCAAGCCTTGTCTtaaatagtatatttttgtGCAAAGGAGAATTATTAACATACTCACAtcctttttatcaattttctcaacaagcgaccatttgcttcaaagtgATTCGCgcgaaaataattttggttggatttggctcatcttgaaagacccatacaacCGATTTTTGTTTAGTGCATATATCCATGATTAGTCACATATCACAATCTTATAGATGTCTTTTAAAGCAcagcgattgaattttttaagtatttctttgcaccaatcgacacgagctttttttgagcaatAGTCAAATTGCGGGATCCAACAGAAACGAATCTGACAGCCAGATGTTCATGCTTTATTGTATGTGGGCGAGTGGATTTGATGTCCAAGTATGCTttaatctcacggtatgtcacatacaacagccgatttttaACGAcgttcacgaaattcatcctgtagcgaagtgagACCACGTCTGAATTCAGGAAGCCAGTGAAACATTGTGGAGATaatgcttcatcaccaaaagtcggaGCGAGTTTATCAGCACGTTGCTGTTAGTTCAATCCACATCGAAAGACATAGAAAATAATCTCATAGAAATTCatgcgatttaattccattttttgactgaagatgaagatgaatgTATCAAGtgtctgtaaacaactcaaacagTACTCTTATGACAACACGttaaccattaaaaatgttaaacaaacatattcacatcagtggtGCCATATCTCAATACTTGagaagcaaccctcgtattacgAAAACTTCACGACGAAGCAGACCACCACAAACAAATGAAGTTTTTGATAATGCTTTGACATTGCAGTACTTTTCAAACAGCTTGTAATCGTCATAAGGAGAAAAAATCTGAATTTTGATATCTCAGTACAATCattatattatcattttattagaagtggaaataatttcaataaatggaaagtcaacaaaaacatattttcattgttcGTTGAACTTGTTTTGATACATTAGTGAATATAGATTGTAACCACGTGGAGTGTGATTGATGAAAAGGGTCGTTGCAATTCTGAAACAAATTGacttttattcaataaaagCCAACTGTATCGGCTTTCTGATTGGAAACCCGAGAACTgcataaaattgtaatttgataAGTTTCTTTTTTAGATGAATATGCCTATTGAAAATATCAGAATTATTGGTTATTCAAATACCTCACTATTGTGAAATTGTTAGGAAATATATAAAGTGTAGAAAACATGTTATATATCACTTAAAATAATTAGGACGTGTAACTTTGTCTTCCAAAATCGTTTATGATAGAATATTTGTGTGGTTTTGAGTGATTTAAACTTCACTTCCATGTTAATCGACGGATTTGTCTTTCATCACCGAATTATAGCGTTTGAAATGGATACCAGcatataatatttcataatacgAGACTTGCTACTTAAGCTTTAAGATGTGGCatcactgatgtgaatatgttaaatttgacattCTCATCATACAGTTTTACATTTTGAATGAACATATTCAGAACGTGTTGCCATAAGATGTTATTTGAGCTGTTTACAGAAATATTCATCTTGatcaacaaatgaaaaattacaaatattgcCGCGAAGctgtgtttcgctggtttttcgAACTCAATCGTGATTGCATGTCGCTACTTGATGAATTTAGGGGAGGTCGTCAAAATCAGTTGTTTTGCCAAAAAACATTGATGTTGTACCAACAagagaagacgaatcattctccaccatgaCAATGCGAGATCTTATACATCAGTTCcagcaaaaacgtttttgaacagtgaaaacatcaaattgatgagTCATTCGCCGTACATTCCTTTGTCActtaatgatttcttcttattctcgcagatcaaagattataatttaaaaaaatatttttttataccgGTAGAACCGTTTAAGTCACATATTTAGGAGGTACCTCAATGGGAATGGGAAAAATGCTTCGATAATTGGTTCAAATTTATGCAAAAGTATACTGATCttgatggagaatattttgaaatgcaATAAAGCCataatcaattttgaatattttttcctgtttgtctatctcaaaagttaagtagcagccctcttAGTTAAGTCACAGTTAATTTAACAGCTATACTTGCTGGCACTGTTGTATATATACACGCAATGTGTCAACCGCCATTTGTTAAAAAGCACTAGTAGAAAAGATACGTGTATTATGTTTGCACGAATAAAATCTGTAATCACCTTGCAACATATGTTTCGTATCAAATTTGGTTGTCATTCTTCAGGTACGAATAACATACGTatactatatattttatttcttaaaggacTGCAGCaactatcaaaaaatttcgACTCATTCTCATCACTACAACAAAGGTAGTGAATTTTACCAGTTAAAGTATTCTTAAAAATCCCGCTAAGAAGTCAAAGTATCGACTGAGTATATTATGTGCAATCAGATCACAAAAGCCAGCTGATTATTTTGAAGAAGCTGTACCGTTAACGAAAAATCGGATTAGTTTCGAAATTTGGTTTGATACACCCGACGTAGGTAAATTTGACTGGATTAATAGCTCTGAAAATTGTGTCAAATACTTCTTGCTCAAGGAGGAATTCATTAATTATTCTTCACCATGATGATAGGTATGATTTTGCAACAAATCCATTGATTTTATCTGTTGGAAACATTTCATAATCCTGTACTGATTACAACGAAGATATGTGgcatcatttgaaaaatttgtcacCGTACAGCTCTTATCATTTTGATAAGTCATTATTATGTATAACTCACCTAAATATTcgaattgaacaatttttgagaagatttcaacaatttcttttatattataataaactcATAGAAATGTATTGGAATAAATTAAATGCAAACTATGCAGATGTAATCGTTCACTTTCTTTAAGTGTGGTAGTGACTGCAAACGTACGTGAAGTTATATCGGAATTGTACCATGATGTgtaaaaaattgagttgaacATTCGAgccataaagaaaaaaatgaataatcaatTTACTACCCGTAACGCCAGcagttttgttttcaaaatcaataCATTGGCAAGTTTTTTCACTATTTGTATTCatataataaactattttgaaggaaagaaattaaatatacgAAACTATGCAGAATAAGTGAGATTCAATGAACATCTGCGTGGTAAATTTGAAGCTATCAAGCTATAATCGacatttatttgatataataccaaataaatgatttgataGTTTGAactgaaattctattttttctctCTACCCAAGGTTGTTgatgacgaaataaataaagttattattctTTATGTAACAATTGAACCACTATGGAAGATGTAATCAATTTGGTGACACTTGCCGGAAAAGAGTACGGGACAAACAATAATTGGTGTAGAGAGCGTTGAGTGGGTACGAGGATAATTCACGTGTAGCCGAAAGAAGTCCATTCGAAATGCTAGTTGTAAATTAGTAATTCATGTAACGACGACGACGCAAAAGAATTTGTCGAAGATTTTAAAACtacattattatcaatttcaatcaatcaattttgtCGTAGCGAAAGGTGATgtacttatttttttagtaaagcAATTGTTAGTTTTTATCTTGATTCTCTAATGCTATGGCTCTTTCTTCAGCTATAAGATAAACAGAAGACATTACATTTCCGGCAAAATAATTTGTCATCTTAAAAAAGAAGTATGTAATGGGCTGAATATGACTGACCGCTGTATCGGTCGCAAGGACTCATTTTGAATGGTTTCTACGGTAACTTGATGTGACACCATGTGATTGCTACCTTGGAGTGTTCATAAAGATTCATATGTACGTAATTCTACTAGTAGATGAACTTTTCGGAATTATGAAACAGGATTGTAGCAGCTGTTACAACAATTAGTCACGGCACACTGACCAACATTTGAGAAGAATTCACACCCTCTTGACGTGTGTCGGATACTCATATTGAACACTTGTaggtatttttttcaaaccGTTTAAACTGTTCGTTTGACGTACCATATATAAcagaaatgtagaaaaatatcatGAAACGTTAAAAACCCGCTATTTATTCTGAAAACATGgtattttaattacaatttagtTCATCACTTATATCACATCTATCAATGTAGAATTGGATTATTGGATAGCAATTGGTGCATGAAATTGCTTATTTAGTTCAAACACTTTCAGAATACCAACCAACAAAtcagaaaataatgaattataacTCAAACTGTCAATGCATATTAGTAACAACTCAACATCAAATGTCAAAATCATATAATTCACTTAATCCCCAAATAAAATCAATCGTCCCTCATCATTAAAACTCAATATCAGGTTATTCATCATAAACCATCATTATTGCTTTGGAAATTCGTACATTTAGATTTGTTGATTTTAAACGATACCGAAGATTGCCAATTTGGAAGTATTTTTACAGATGTTGATAAAAGGAGAAAATGCTCAATAAAAGTTATGATAGAAATATCGTACGTTCTCTCGACATTCAGAAAAGTATCTCTAGAACTGGAGACAACTTTTTCCTTCGTAACATGATCATTCATTTTTTGGCTTTTGGGtttacataatataaaataagtatCAAAATACTTAGAAAACTATAAGAACTTCAAATATAGAGGATGTATCATACATAATATCGGTTTCCAATGATCActttgttgtttgtttgtttgttaaataatcataatattcgaagtatagcTTATGGTATTCTTTAGTTTTACTCCAATGTTTCACCAATATCTCATTTCACCTTCTTTGAGCtcatattcaaaaaattgttgcacaccaaatttttttcacgcACGAATTTTGACatgaatctgaataaataga
The window above is part of the Diorhabda sublineata isolate icDioSubl1.1 chromosome 3, icDioSubl1.1, whole genome shotgun sequence genome. Proteins encoded here:
- the LOC130441873 gene encoding carboxypeptidase N subunit 2-like gives rise to the protein MGFYLRVITLLMVSMSYVQGGFLYGQPCTIRNTAYLRVGEWSLPTNDTKCVDVTGFKMNLHGRINLANYTKFFEEVEGADTLYADHLNLTHFPIMIVKSLPNVETIDLSGNRIKLIPPKMFKLAPKIQKLLFDDNRIAIPRRKPLISSHSLKTLMLSNNNIAFIYQSTFSKLPSLEVLYLDNNNIQDISPLFKKMPNLKFLHVGRNVLNYIPAKKNISDSLISFITKSQKTLLH